The DNA region GCGAAGCGGTGCGAGGGAAGGGGATCCACAAAGCAGACCGGCAGCTTCGAGTGCGCAGTTGATAGGCCCCCTTCCCGACCGCCTGACGGCGGTCGCCGGGGGCGACAGCGAGCGGCTCACCGCCCCCGTTTGCCCGCATCGCGCTGCGCCGCTGCGCGGGCCAGCGCCTCGGCCAGCGCACCGCCGCCCGAGGATTCCTGCCGCTGCTCGCGGCGCGGCGGCTTCGGACCCGATGACGCGGACGGACGGCTGCCGGCGGGCGAACTCGCGGCATCGGGCAGCGGATCGTCGAGCCGCATGGTGAGCGCGATGCGCTTCCTCGCCAGATCGCAGGAGAGCACCTTCACCTTCACCACGTCGCCGGGCTTCACGATGGTCGACGGATCCTTCACGAAGGTCTTCGACATCGCCGACACATGCACCAGCCCGTCCTGGTGGACGCCGATATCGACGAAGGCGCCGAACGCCGCGACGTTGGTCACGCTGCCTTCCAGGATCATGCCGGGCTTCAGGTCCGACAGCTTCTCGACGCCCTCCTGGAAGGTGGCGGTCTTGAACGACGGGCGCGGGTCGCGGCCGGGCTTCTCAAGCTCGCGCAGAATGTCCGACACCGTGGGCACGCCGAAGCGCTCATCAGCGAAGGCGTGCGGCTTCAGCCCGCGCAGCGTGATCTCGTCGCCGATCAGCGCCTTCGCGGTCTTGCCGGTGGCCTTGAGGATCTTGCGCACCACGTCATAGGCTTCCGGATGCACGCCCGAGGCATCGAGCGGATCCTCGCCGTCGCGGATTCGCAGGAAGCCGGCGCACTGCTCGAACGCCTTGGGGCCGAGCCGCGGCACGTCGCGCAGCTTCGCCCGCGAGGTGAAGGCACCGTTGGTGTCGCGGTGGACGACGATGTTGCGGGCGAGCGATTCCGACAGCCCCGACACGCGCGCCAGAAGCGGCACCGACGCGGTGTTGAGATCGACGCCGACGCCGTTCACGCAGTCCTCCACCACCGCATCGAGCGAGCGCGCAAGCTGGTGCTCGTCGACATCGTGCTGGTACTGGCCGACGCCGATCGATTTGGGATCGATCTTGACGAGTTCCGCCAGCGGATCCTGCAGGCGCCGGGCGATCGACACCGCGCCGCGCAGCGTCACGTCGAGCTCCGGCAGTTCCTGCGAGGCATAGGCCGAGGCCGAATAGACCGAGGCGCCGGCCTCCGACACCACCGCCTTGATCAGCTTGAGGTCGGGCTTGTCCTTGATCAGATCGGCGGCGAGCTTCTCGGTCTCGCGCGAGGCGGTGCCGTTGCCGATCGCCACCAGCTCCACCTTGTGCTTCTTCACCAGGGCGGCGAGCACGGCGAGCGATTCATCCCAGCGGCGCTGCGGCTCGTGGGGATAGATGGTGGCGGTGTCGACCACCTTGCCGGTGGCATCGACCACCGCGACCTTGACGCCGGTGCGATACCCCGGATCGAGCCCCAGCGTCGGCCGCGGCCCGGCCGGCGCGGCGAGCAGCAGCGCGCGCAGGTTGGCGGCGAACACGCGCACGGCTTCGGCTTCCGCCATCTCGCGCAGGCGCAGCCGCAGATCGACCGCCAATTGGTGCTGAAGCCGCGTGCGCCAGGCGAAGCGCACGGTGTCGGCCAGCCAGCGGTCGCCGGGGCGGCCGCGGTCCGAGATATCGAAGCGGGCGGCGATGCGCCGCTCATATTCGCTCGGCCCCTTGACGTCGGCTTCGGCCGGCGGCTCCGGGACAATGGAGACATCAAGGATCTCCTCCTTCTCGCCGCGCAGCATTGCCAGCACGCGGTGCGCCGGCAGCTTGGGCAGCGGGTCGGCGACGTCGAAATAGTCGGAATACTTGACGCCCTCGGTGGCCTTGCCGTCGCGCACCTTCGAGACGAAGCGGCCGCGCGCCCACATCTCCTCGCGCAAGGATCCCACCAGATCGGCGGTCTCGCTGAAGCGCTCGACCAGGATGGCGCGGGCGCCTTCCAGGGCTGCCGCGGCGTCTGCCACCTTCTTCTCGGCATCGACGAAGGGCGCAGCCTGGGCGGCAGGATCCTTCTCCGGATGGGCGAGCAGGAGATCGGCCAGCGGCTCCAGCCCCGCCTCGCGGGCGATCTGCGCCTTGGTGCGGCGCTTGGGCCGGTACGGCAGATAGAGATCCTCCAGCGCCGCCTTGGTGTCGGCGGCCTGGATCGCCGCTTCCAGCTCCGGCGTCAGCTTGTCCTGGGAGCGGATCTCGGTCAGCACCGCCTCGCGCCGCGCGTCGAGTTCGCGCAGGTACGTCAGCCGCTCCTCCAGCGTGCGCAACTGCGCATCGTCGAGACCGCCGGTGACTTCCTTGCGGTAGCGGGCGATGAACGGCACGGTCGAGCCGCCGTCCAGCAGCGTCACCGCCGCCTCGACCTGCTGGGACCGGACGGCGAGTTCGGCGGCGATACGGGCGGTGATGGTCGCGGGCATGGCGGCGGTGTCCTTCAGCTTTGTGGATGAAACCCGGTGCCCGCTACCTGCACGGCACGCGGCGCCGGAAAAACTTCATCCACAATCTCAATATCTTGTGAGCCGACTTGGCCTGACATCCGCGAGGGGCAAATGCCAGGGTCGGGCCACGGGGGTCGGCCTGAGTAGTCGATTCGTGTAGAGGAAGAGAGCCGGCCGGTGAACCCCGTCCACAGCGACTGCCTGCCTCGCGCAGCGGACCGTGGCGGGTCATTATGGCGGTTCTGTTTCTGTCGGAGTGTCGGTCGTGCGTGTCGATGTCGTGGTGCTGGGGGCGGGAATCGTCGGGTCGTCGGCTGCGGCCCATCTGGCGCGGCGCGGCGTCAGGACCGCGCTGGTGGACCGCCGCGCGCCGGGCAAGGAGACCTCGTTCGGCAATGCCGGGCTGATCGAGCCCTCCGGCGTGGTGCCGATGGCGTTTCCGCGCGATCTCGCGACGCTGGCCAAGGCGGCGCTGGGCCTGTTGCCGCAAGCCAACTACCACCTCAGCGCCCTGCCCTCGCTGCTGCCGTTCCTGTGGCGCTACCGCCAGCAGTCCACCCGCGCCAACCGCCTGCGCTCAAGCGTGGCGCTCCATCCGCTGCTGTCGCGGGCAGTGGCCGCCCATCGCGAGCTGCTGACGGCGGCCGGCGCCGCCCACCTGCTGCACCCCACCGGCTTCTACCGGCTGTTCCGCGCGGCGGAGAGCTTCGAGAGCTATCTGGCGTTCGAGTTGGCGGTGGAGGCCGGCTACGGCTCGCCCTACGAGATCCTGTCGCCGGCCGAGGTGGCGGCGCGCGACCCGGCGATCCGCCCGGTATTCCACAAGGCGGTGTGGTGGAAGGATGCGGTGGCGGTGCGCTCGCCGGGCGAGGCGGTCACCGCGATCGCCGGGCTGGTGCCGCGCCATGACGGCCTGCTGCTCAAGGGCGATGCCCGCTCGCTCCGCCGCGACGGCTCAGGCTTCCGCGTCGACACCGACAGCGGCCCGCTCACCGCCGACACCGTGGTGGTGGCGCTCGGGCCGTGGTCGACCGACGTCACCGAGCAGTTCGGGCTCAAGCTGCCGTTCGCGGTCAAGCGCGGCTACCATATGCATTTCGAGCCGGGCAGCGACGCGAAGTTCGACACGCCATTCGTGGATATGGAGGGCGGCTATTTCCTGGCGCCGATGCCGCGCGGCATCCGGCTCACCACCGGCGTCGAATTCGCGCTGCGCGACGCGCCGCCGACGCCGGTGCAGATCGAGCGCACCCGGCCGATGGCCAACGAGCTGGTGCCGCTCGGCGCGCCGCTCGATCCCGAACCGTGGATGGGGCGGCGGCCGTGCCTGCCCGATTCGGTGCCGGTGATCGGCCGGCTGAAGGGGGCCGAGAGCGTGGTGCTGGCCTTCGGCCACCAGCATCTCGGCCTGACGCTCGGGCCGATCACCGGACAACTGGTCGCCGACATCGTCACCGGCGCCGAGCCGGTGGTCGATCCCGCCCCCTATCGGCCCGAGCGGTTCGCGTGAGGCGACGCGCCGACCCGCCCATCACGCCGCGCGCACCGTCGCCAGGAAGTTCGCCACTTCGAGGCGCAGGCGCTCCGACTGGCGGGCGAGGTCGCCGGCCGACGACAGCACCTGGGTCGAGGCGGCGCTGGAATCGGAGGCGGCGCGGCTGACCGAGACGATGTTGCTGGTCACCTCGCCCGCCCCCTGCGACGCCTGCTGGACGTTGCGGGCGATCTCCTGCGTCGCCGCCCCCTGCTCCTCCACCGCCGAGGCGATGGTGGCGGCGATCTGATTGACCTCGCCGATGGTGGTGGTGATGCCGGCGATGGCGGCCGCCGAGTCCGTGGTCGCCGCCTGGATCTCGGCGATCTGCGCGGCGATCTCGCTGGTGGCCTTGGCGGTCTGGGTGGCGAGGTTCTTCACCTCGGCCGCCACCACCGCGAAGCCGCGGCCCGCCTCGCCGGCCCGCGCTGCCTCGATGGTGGCGTTCAGCGCCAGCAGATTGGTCTGGCCGGCGATGTCGGAGATCAGCTTCACGATGTCGCCGATCTTCTGCGAGGCGTCGGCCAGCGCCCGGACCTTGGCGTTGGTGTCCTCGGCATCGCGGGCGGCCTGGCTGGCGATGGCGGTCGAGCGCTCGACCTGGCCGCCGATCTCGCGCGTCGAGGCGGCAAGCTCCTCGGTGGCGCTGGCCACCGTCTGCACGTTGCTCGCCGCCTGCTCGGCGGCGGCCGCCACCGCCGTCGACTGGCGGGTGGTCTCCTCCGCCGACGACGACATGGTCTGCGCCGCGGCCTGCAATTGTGTCGCCGCGCTCGACACCGTGCCGACGATGGCGCCGACCGCCGACTCGAACGCATCGGCAAGCTGGCGCATCTCGCCCTTGCGCTGCTCGGCGGCGCGGCGTTCGGCTTCCTTCTGTTCGGCTTCGAGACGTTCCATGTGCAAGAGATTCTCCTTGAAGGTCTGCGCCGAGCGCGCGTTCTCGCCAACCTCGTCCCTGCGGTCGGCATAGGGCACCTCGACCGCCTTGTTGCCGTTGGCGAGCTCCATCAGCACGGCGCCGATGCGGCGGATCGGCACGGAGATGGATCGGCCGATCAGCCATGCCAGCAGCGCGCCGGCGGCGAGCGCGCCGATGGCCAGGAACAGGATCGTCCGGCCGGTCGTTTCAATTTGATCCACCATTTCGCGTTCGATCTTGCGCTCCTCGGCAATCCCGCTGTCCTTGATGAAGCGGGCGTCCGTCGCAATGGCCTCGGCCTGCTTCGGCATCTCGTTCCCCACCAGGGCGGCGATGGCCTGTTCCTCGGCCGCCACCTTGGCGAACGTGTCGCGATAGCTCGCAACCCCGGCCTCGATGGCGGCGAAGCCGCGGCGCACCTCCTCGCCGATGGCCGCGGACCGGAAGGCTGCAGACGCGGCTTCGAGATCGCCGAACGCCTTGTCCACCGCCTTGCGCGCCGCCTCGGCCGCCGCTTCCTCATGCTGGCCGAACACCTTGGCGACGCTGAGCTGGACCAGCGCGAGACGCCGCGCCACCTCATCGGCAAGCGCCGAGACCGCGCCGGCCCCGGCCGTGGCGGCCTGCAGGCGTTCGGCGTCGGCGAGAAGCCTGTCGCCGAGCGGATCGAGCACGCGGTCGCGCAGCCGGTCCTGCTCGCGCCACAGATCGACCAACCGGTCGAAGTCCTTGGCATAGGCCTTCAGCTGCTCGGAGATGGCCTTCATCCGCGCCAGCCGTTCCGGGTTCCTGATGGTCTCGATGCCGCGGGCGATGGCCGCCTGCGCACTGTCGCGGCGCTTCAGCCCGGTCTCGCGCGCCTCTTCGCTGCCGGTGGTCGCGTACTCGCGGACGTAGCGCCGGAAGGCCAGGAACTCGCGATCGACATCGCGCGCGATGCCGACCACCTCGACGCGCTGGGTGTAGTCATGCACGCGGCTTTCGACGTCCTTGAACGCGAAATAGGCGACGCCGGAACTGACCACGGTGAGCACCAGCACGCAGGCGAAGCCCAGCGAGATCTTGGTGCCGATCTTGCGGTCGGCGAACAGGCGGCCGAGCCCGGCCGTTCCGCGCGGCGTCGCGGTCGAGGCAGTCATCGTCATGACGGGGGATCCTTGGGGGTCTGTGGTGGTCGGGAGGACGTGGAACGGGCGCCGTGGCGGCGTCCGCACCTTTGGTGTCGGTTCGGCCGGAAACCCGCCGACCGTCGCGTGGACGTTGCGCCGTAACCTCCGGGCATCGAGCACGGGGTCTCGGCGAAACCGTTTCCGAGGTCGGAAAGGATCATCCGCACGCAGGCGTTCGCATCCGTTACGAACGCAACCAAGCTAGGTGATATCCCCTAAAGGAAACGTAAATTCGCAAATATTCTGGAATCTGACGCCAGCAACCCGCAGCGTCGGCCGCACATCCGTATTGCATCGCAACATTTATGTCATAATAGCGGCCGGATCATCTTTATCTTCGATAGCTGGCCGGCATCTATTCGTGCATTGCGGCAACGGGCCGGCGCCTTCTGCCAATCCGCGTGTACGTTTGACTGACACCGGATGGCGCAATATTGTGCACGCCACAATCATTGAGTGCCGTTCCGTCGCGCCGGAAACCCTGGCCTGCAGCGACGGGCCCTGCGCGGGCCCCGGTCGAAGCCTGGGGCGCTCCCCATAGATTACATTTGCCGCTCAACTGAACGACATCGATGCCGATACTTCAGTTGCGCAGCAGATGCCCCGATGTCCGCTCGCCATCTCGCCGAAGCGCGTGCGAGTCCCGGCACTTGCCGCGCGCTGTGTGAACCGCCGCACAGCCCGGCAAGGCGAAGGCTTGACGGGGCTGGAAGAATTCATTAACGCTCTATTAAGTCTTTTAATCAAATGACGAGGTAATTGGCATGCCCATCGATGAAACCGATACGATCACCCCGCCGTCCTACACTGATGGTAATTTCAGCAATGCTTACCTCCTTACGGTTGTGGGTGGCGATTTTCGTATTCTCGATGGCAACATCTTCTCGCGTGGTATTGACCCCATTGCCACGGATGTCGTTCTTGAGGACAAGGACCAAGGCCGGCACGACGACCCCAGTGTTCTCGGCGATGTCGCCGTTGACCGCGTGACGATCGGCGGCGCCGGTCCGCTGCTCAACGGGCAGTATACGTTCGTGACCGCGGCGACGGTCGGCACCGGCGAGGGCGCCGCCACCGGAATTATTGTCAAGAAGGGCTTGGTCTACCTCTTCCTGACCGACGACGAATACCAGCCCCAGGCGATTGGCGACCGGGTTCTGCAACCCATAGAGGGTGAAGTCTCGCTCTGCTTCATGCCCGGCACGCTGATCCGCACCCCGGCCGGCGATGTCGCGGTCGAGACGCTGAAGACCGGCGACGCCGTGACCACCACCGACGGCCGCGCCGTGGCCGTGCGCTGGATCGGCCGGCAGACCGTCGCCACCCGCTTCTGCGACGAGCTGAAGCTGCCGGTGCGCATCCGGGCCGGCGCGCTCGGCGACAACCTGCCTCAGCGCGATCTTCTGGTGTCCGGCGACCACGCGCTGTTCCTCGACGGCGTGCTTGTCCATGCCGGCGCCCTGGTGAACGGCACGACGATCGTGCGCGAGCGCGACGTGCCGGCCGTGTTCACCTATTTCCATGTCGAGACCGAAGGC from Blastochloris tepida includes:
- a CDS encoding Tex family protein; translated protein: MPATITARIAAELAVRSQQVEAAVTLLDGGSTVPFIARYRKEVTGGLDDAQLRTLEERLTYLRELDARREAVLTEIRSQDKLTPELEAAIQAADTKAALEDLYLPYRPKRRTKAQIAREAGLEPLADLLLAHPEKDPAAQAAPFVDAEKKVADAAAALEGARAILVERFSETADLVGSLREEMWARGRFVSKVRDGKATEGVKYSDYFDVADPLPKLPAHRVLAMLRGEKEEILDVSIVPEPPAEADVKGPSEYERRIAARFDISDRGRPGDRWLADTVRFAWRTRLQHQLAVDLRLRLREMAEAEAVRVFAANLRALLLAAPAGPRPTLGLDPGYRTGVKVAVVDATGKVVDTATIYPHEPQRRWDESLAVLAALVKKHKVELVAIGNGTASRETEKLAADLIKDKPDLKLIKAVVSEAGASVYSASAYASQELPELDVTLRGAVSIARRLQDPLAELVKIDPKSIGVGQYQHDVDEHQLARSLDAVVEDCVNGVGVDLNTASVPLLARVSGLSESLARNIVVHRDTNGAFTSRAKLRDVPRLGPKAFEQCAGFLRIRDGEDPLDASGVHPEAYDVVRKILKATGKTAKALIGDEITLRGLKPHAFADERFGVPTVSDILRELEKPGRDPRPSFKTATFQEGVEKLSDLKPGMILEGSVTNVAAFGAFVDIGVHQDGLVHVSAMSKTFVKDPSTIVKPGDVVKVKVLSCDLARKRIALTMRLDDPLPDAASSPAGSRPSASSGPKPPRREQRQESSGGGALAEALARAAAQRDAGKRGR
- a CDS encoding NAD(P)/FAD-dependent oxidoreductase, producing MRVDVVVLGAGIVGSSAAAHLARRGVRTALVDRRAPGKETSFGNAGLIEPSGVVPMAFPRDLATLAKAALGLLPQANYHLSALPSLLPFLWRYRQQSTRANRLRSSVALHPLLSRAVAAHRELLTAAGAAHLLHPTGFYRLFRAAESFESYLAFELAVEAGYGSPYEILSPAEVAARDPAIRPVFHKAVWWKDAVAVRSPGEAVTAIAGLVPRHDGLLLKGDARSLRRDGSGFRVDTDSGPLTADTVVVALGPWSTDVTEQFGLKLPFAVKRGYHMHFEPGSDAKFDTPFVDMEGGYFLAPMPRGIRLTTGVEFALRDAPPTPVQIERTRPMANELVPLGAPLDPEPWMGRRPCLPDSVPVIGRLKGAESVVLAFGHQHLGLTLGPITGQLVADIVTGAEPVVDPAPYRPERFA
- a CDS encoding HAMP domain-containing methyl-accepting chemotaxis protein — encoded protein: MTMTASTATPRGTAGLGRLFADRKIGTKISLGFACVLVLTVVSSGVAYFAFKDVESRVHDYTQRVEVVGIARDVDREFLAFRRYVREYATTGSEEARETGLKRRDSAQAAIARGIETIRNPERLARMKAISEQLKAYAKDFDRLVDLWREQDRLRDRVLDPLGDRLLADAERLQAATAGAGAVSALADEVARRLALVQLSVAKVFGQHEEAAAEAARKAVDKAFGDLEAASAAFRSAAIGEEVRRGFAAIEAGVASYRDTFAKVAAEEQAIAALVGNEMPKQAEAIATDARFIKDSGIAEERKIEREMVDQIETTGRTILFLAIGALAAGALLAWLIGRSISVPIRRIGAVLMELANGNKAVEVPYADRRDEVGENARSAQTFKENLLHMERLEAEQKEAERRAAEQRKGEMRQLADAFESAVGAIVGTVSSAATQLQAAAQTMSSSAEETTRQSTAVAAAAEQAASNVQTVASATEELAASTREIGGQVERSTAIASQAARDAEDTNAKVRALADASQKIGDIVKLISDIAGQTNLLALNATIEAARAGEAGRGFAVVAAEVKNLATQTAKATSEIAAQIAEIQAATTDSAAAIAGITTTIGEVNQIAATIASAVEEQGAATQEIARNVQQASQGAGEVTSNIVSVSRAASDSSAASTQVLSSAGDLARQSERLRLEVANFLATVRAA
- a CDS encoding Hint domain-containing protein — translated: MPIDETDTITPPSYTDGNFSNAYLLTVVGGDFRILDGNIFSRGIDPIATDVVLEDKDQGRHDDPSVLGDVAVDRVTIGGAGPLLNGQYTFVTAATVGTGEGAATGIIVKKGLVYLFLTDDEYQPQAIGDRVLQPIEGEVSLCFMPGTLIRTPAGDVAVETLKTGDAVTTTDGRAVAVRWIGRQTVATRFCDELKLPVRIRAGALGDNLPQRDLLVSGDHALFLDGVLVHAGALVNGTTIVRERDVPAVFTYFHVETEGHELILAEGAAAETFIDNAGRRAFDNFAEFEALYPNGVDLVEMPYPRAKSYRQIPSSLRQRLWAGSAEPDASVAAAA